The genomic window CTTGTACGCGACCTCGCTGCCGTTGCTGCACAGGCTCTTCACGAGCGAGCTGCTCATGGCCTCGGTGACGAGCGTGTCCGCCGTGCCCTGCAGTACCAGTGTCGGCACGGTCGGTGTGACCGCCCCGGGCGCCTGCGCCTTCAGGTAGTCGGTGAGTTTGCCGAGATCGACGCCGGGCGCGAACGCCTTGTCCGGCGGGACCTGCCCGATGACGTCGCGGATCTGCCCGACGCAGCTGGTGCGGGCCGCGGTGAGCAGCACCTGCGCCTCCGGGGTGACGTAGTCGTCGGCGACGATCGACGGATCGGCGGCCTCGGCGCCCAGCAGGATCAGCGGCAGGAACGCGAGGGCGGGCGCCACCTCGGGGGTACCGGCCGCGAGGTACTGCGGGGTCTCGCTGATGTCGTTGCCCGGGGCGATCGCGATCGCCCCGCGCAGGTCGAGTTCCGGTGCCCGGTCGGCGCCCTGCGCCGCGGTGAACACGGCCGCGTGCCCACCCTGGCTGTGTCCCATCGCGTACCACTGGGTGCCGACCGCATCGTCGAGTTCGCGGCTGGCCCGGACGATGTCGGTGACCGCGTTGGCCTCGGTGCCGCCGTCCATGTACGGGTGGCCGCCGGGAGTACCCATGCCGACGTAGTCGGTCCGGACCACGACGTAACCGTCGGCGACGTACTTGTCGAGGGTCTGGTCGACGCCGGCCAGGTAGTCGTGTGCGAAGCCGTCGATCGTGTCGGCGGACGGCGCGCAGATGTCGGAGACACCGGTGGTGCCGTGGGCCCAGCTGATCACCGGGAAGCCGCCTTCGGGCGCCGCACCGGACGGGATCGACACCGTGCCGGAGACGACCACGGGGTCGCCCTGCGCGTTCTGCGACGCGTACGTGATCAGTTCGCTGCGGCCGGCGCTGGGCAGCACCGGGGTACCGCGCAGTTCCTGGACCGACAGCAACTGCCCGGGTTCGAGCGTCGCGGCCGCACTCTCGTTCGACGGGCCGCTGCTGCAGCCCGAGGCCACCAGCGCGACGGTCGTGGCCGCGACGGCGGTGAGAACACCGGCACGGGTGGTACCGGTACGTCGCTGATTCGTCGACGACGGTCGGAACACAGAACACCTCCAGATTAAGAACTTTGTCTCAACTTGGTGAACATAGTGCATTGGATACTCTGACCGTCATGCACTCGCCCAATGGACGCGACATGCTCATCCGTGTCGCCGAACGACTCATCGCCGAGCGCGGACTCCACGGAGTGTCCGCCCGCGAGATCGTGAGAACGGCCGGGCAGCGGAACAACTCGGCGATCACCTACCATTTCGGCACGTGGGACGGGCTGCTCGAGGCGGTGTGGCTCACCCACATGGACACCGTCAATGCGCATCGCGCCGAGATGCTCTCGACCCTGGATCACGCCGAGTCACCCGCCGACGACACCACCGTGGACACCCTGGCAGCCCTCGTTCATGCCTACATCCACCCGTTCGTCGTGGAGATCGAGTCGTCCGAACCGTCGTACTGGGCACGTTTCAACGAACAGTGGCTCACCGGCATCCACCTGGATTTCGTGAGCAGTCCGACGGCGCTCGACCCGGAGGATCCGAGGTTCCCGCGGGTCGGCGGTATGAACATCCTGCAGGGACTGTTCGAGCGGCTCCGCGCACAGCTCACCCACCTCGACGAGAGCGTCCGGGCCCGGCGGGTGGCCCTCATGGCCCGGTTCGTCGTCTCGGGGCTCGCGTCGTGGGAGCGGGAATCGGTGAGCGGCGGCGCCCCCGACCTGGCCGCGTTCGAGATCGAGCTGAACTCGCTCGCGGTCGCGCTGCTGCGGGCCACGTGACGATCCGGTCGGCGATCCCGTGACCGGCTCCGAGGGCGTCCCCAACACCGTGATCGGCAAGGTCGTCGTCGTCCTCGACGCGTTCACCGCCGAGGACCACTGGGTGAGCTTCACCGAACTCGTCCGCCGGACCGGGCTGCACAAGACGACGCTGCACCGCCTGCTCGCCGAACTGGTGGGCAGCCGACTCGTCGACCGGTCCGGGGCCGGCTACCGGCTGGGCCGGCACCTGTTCGAACTGGGCATGCGCGCCTCCGTCGAACGCGGCCTCATCGAGGTGGCCACCCCGTTTCTCGAGGACCTGCGGGAGCGCACCCACGAGACCGTGCACCTGGGGGTACTCGAGGGCGACGAGGTGGTGTACGTCGCGAAGATCGGCGGGCACCGGCAGGCCGCGTCTCCGTCGCGGATCGGTGGCCGGATGCCGTTGTACTGCACCGCGATCGGGAAGGCGATGCTCGCGCACGCCCCGGCCGACCTGAAGGCCCGCACCCTGTCCGGGCCGCTGCCGCGGCGTGGGCCGCGCACCATCACCACCCCGGGCCTGCTCGCCCGACAGCTCGAGACGATCCTCGAGACGGGGGTGGCGTTCGAGTACGAGGAGTCGGCGGTCGGCATCGTGTGCGTGTCGGCCGCGATCCTCGACGCCGACGACCGGCCGGTCGCCGGTGTCAGTGTGACCGGCCCCGTCACCCGCTTCCGGCCCGAGGCACACACCCACCAGGTGCGGGCCGCGGCCGCCGGTATCGCGGCCACTCTCGCCCGCCGGGACAACCTGCGGCAGGACTGACCGCACCCCGTCAGCCACGTTCGTGGGCGACGGCCCGCCGGATCGCCGGAATCGTTTCCTCGGCGAGGGCACGCAGGTCGGCCTCGGTGCCGTCGGAGTCGAGCACGAACGTGTCGATACCGTGCTCGACCGCGAGCGACGTGCACAGGTCGACCAGGGCGTCCCGATTCGACTTGCCGTTGATATTGAGGATGCGACGGATGTCCGACGGTGCCCGTCCGGCTTCCCCGGCGGCGTCGTCGATGCGTTTGCTCGCCTCGGCGATCCCCGGCACGTCGACGAACCCGAGCGACGGCAGCCACCCGTCGGCCGTGCTCCCCACCAACCTCAGCATGCGCGGCTTGTAGCCGCCGACCCAGATGCCGATCGGATGCGCCGGTACCGGTCCCGGATGCACGCCGGAGAGCGAGTAGAAGTCACCGCTGTACCGCACCGAGCGCTCCCCGCTCCACATCTGCCGGGCCACGTCGATCGCCTCTGCCAACGCCGACACCGCGTCCCCCGGCGTGCGGCGCGGCCCACCCATCGCGGCGATCGCGTCCCAGAACGCGCCCGTGCCCAACCCCAGTTCGACCCGACCGCCGGTGAGCAGATCGAGACTGGCCGCAGCCTTCGCCAGCACCGCCGGCGGCCGCAGCGGCAGGCTCGCCACGTCCGGGAACAGTGTCACGCGACTGGTGCGGGCCCCGAGCACGGACAGCAGAGTCCACGCGTCGAGGAACCGGGCCTGGTACGGATGGTCCTGGATCCCGATCAGGTCGAATCCCAGTTCGTCACACAGCACCGCGGACCGCACGAGCGCAGCGGGGTCGTCCGCGGCGGGAGTCGGGAAGTGACCGAATGCGACAGCTCTACCGTAATCGGGCACGCCGGCCTCCTGAGTTCCTCGGTACGGGCCCCACTCGACAGGTACCACACAGCGGGACACACCGCCGGGAAACCCGCACCGACAGGTAAGTTCCGCTCAGCGAAACCGAATGCTCGCGCGCGGCGGGCATCGTCACGCACAGTCGTAATCACGCACAACCCACGACAAGGACATCCATGCCTGACACCGCACCTACGATCTCCGAAGAGGCGATCACCCAGGCCGCGAAGCGCCTCGCCACCGCAGCCCAGACCGGCGTCGCCTGCGCACCGATCAACGACCTCATCGGCCCGTCCGACATCGGCGTCGCCTACCGCGTCCAGCAGAAGCTGATCGACTGGCAGATCGCCGACGGTGCCGTCGTCGTCGGCCGCAAGATCGGTGCGACGTCGCTGGCCGTGCAGACCCAGCTCGGCGTCGACCAGCCGGACTTCGGTGTCCTGTTCGACAACATGGACGTCTCCGACCTGCCCGAGGTGCCGACCGAGCGGATGCTCCAGCCCAAGGCCGAGGCCGAGGTCGCGTTCCGTCTCGGTGCCGACCTCGCCGAGGGCGATCTCGACCTCGACCAGATCCGTGCGGCCGTCACCGGCGCCGTCGCGGCCCTCGAACTCGTCGACAGCCGCATCGAGAACTGGAAGATCCTCATCACCGACACTGTCGCCGACAATGCGTCGTCCGGCCTGTACGTGCTCGGCGACAAGTGGGTCACGCTCGACGAGTTCGAGCCCAAGGACGTCGTGATGAAGATGTACGCCGACGACGAACTCGTCTCCGAGGGCAACGGCGAGGCCTGCCTCGGCGATCCGCTGATCGCACTGCAGTGGCTCGCCCGTACCGCCCGCGAGTACGGTCAGCCGCTGCGCGCCGGCCAGGTCGTGCTCTCCGGCGCCCTGGGTCCCATGGTTCCCGCCGCGCCCGGCGTGACCATCCGCGCCGAGCTGTCCACCCTCGGCTCCGTCACCGCAGTTTTCTCCCGGAAGGAATCGTGACAATCGTGACGAACAACGCTGATTCGAAGAAGATTCGGGTCGCCATCATCGGGCCGGGCAACATCGGCACCGACCTGATGATCAAGGTCCTGAACAAGTCCGACGTGCTCGAGATGGGTGCCATGGTCGGCATCGATCCCACGTCCGACGGCCTGGCCCGCGCCGAGCGTCTCGGCGTGCCCACCACCTCGGAGGGCGTC from Prescottella sp. R16 includes these protein-coding regions:
- a CDS encoding S9 family peptidase, with the protein product MFRPSSTNQRRTGTTRAGVLTAVAATTVALVASGCSSGPSNESAAATLEPGQLLSVQELRGTPVLPSAGRSELITYASQNAQGDPVVVSGTVSIPSGAAPEGGFPVISWAHGTTGVSDICAPSADTIDGFAHDYLAGVDQTLDKYVADGYVVVRTDYVGMGTPGGHPYMDGGTEANAVTDIVRASRELDDAVGTQWYAMGHSQGGHAAVFTAAQGADRAPELDLRGAIAIAPGNDISETPQYLAAGTPEVAPALAFLPLILLGAEAADPSIVADDYVTPEAQVLLTAARTSCVGQIRDVIGQVPPDKAFAPGVDLGKLTDYLKAQAPGAVTPTVPTLVLQGTADTLVTEAMSSSLVKSLCSNGSEVAYKTYEGADHRAAIPASYDDASQFMSALANGEKPAGTC
- a CDS encoding TetR/AcrR family transcriptional regulator, with the protein product MHSPNGRDMLIRVAERLIAERGLHGVSAREIVRTAGQRNNSAITYHFGTWDGLLEAVWLTHMDTVNAHRAEMLSTLDHAESPADDTTVDTLAALVHAYIHPFVVEIESSEPSYWARFNEQWLTGIHLDFVSSPTALDPEDPRFPRVGGMNILQGLFERLRAQLTHLDESVRARRVALMARFVVSGLASWERESVSGGAPDLAAFEIELNSLAVALLRAT
- a CDS encoding IclR family transcriptional regulator, coding for MTGSEGVPNTVIGKVVVVLDAFTAEDHWVSFTELVRRTGLHKTTLHRLLAELVGSRLVDRSGAGYRLGRHLFELGMRASVERGLIEVATPFLEDLRERTHETVHLGVLEGDEVVYVAKIGGHRQAASPSRIGGRMPLYCTAIGKAMLAHAPADLKARTLSGPLPRRGPRTITTPGLLARQLETILETGVAFEYEESAVGIVCVSAAILDADDRPVAGVSVTGPVTRFRPEAHTHQVRAAAAGIAATLARRDNLRQD
- a CDS encoding LLM class flavin-dependent oxidoreductase yields the protein MPDYGRAVAFGHFPTPAADDPAALVRSAVLCDELGFDLIGIQDHPYQARFLDAWTLLSVLGARTSRVTLFPDVASLPLRPPAVLAKAAASLDLLTGGRVELGLGTGAFWDAIAAMGGPRRTPGDAVSALAEAIDVARQMWSGERSVRYSGDFYSLSGVHPGPVPAHPIGIWVGGYKPRMLRLVGSTADGWLPSLGFVDVPGIAEASKRIDDAAGEAGRAPSDIRRILNINGKSNRDALVDLCTSLAVEHGIDTFVLDSDGTEADLRALAEETIPAIRRAVAHERG
- a CDS encoding 2-keto-4-pentenoate hydratase is translated as MPDTAPTISEEAITQAAKRLATAAQTGVACAPINDLIGPSDIGVAYRVQQKLIDWQIADGAVVVGRKIGATSLAVQTQLGVDQPDFGVLFDNMDVSDLPEVPTERMLQPKAEAEVAFRLGADLAEGDLDLDQIRAAVTGAVAALELVDSRIENWKILITDTVADNASSGLYVLGDKWVTLDEFEPKDVVMKMYADDELVSEGNGEACLGDPLIALQWLARTAREYGQPLRAGQVVLSGALGPMVPAAPGVTIRAELSTLGSVTAVFSRKES